One segment of Ureibacillus thermophilus DNA contains the following:
- a CDS encoding uracil-DNA glycosylase — translation MRVDCFKCKYFKVTWDPNNPRGCTAYQFKTRQLPSVVVKQSSGMDCLKFEPKEFKGGRK, via the coding sequence ATGAGAGTAGACTGTTTTAAATGTAAATACTTTAAAGTAACGTGGGATCCAAACAATCCCCGAGGTTGCACAGCCTATCAATTTAAAACAAGGCAACTTCCATCCGTTGTCGTGAAACAGTCTTCCGGTATGGATTGTTTAAAATTTGAACCAAAAGAATTCAAGGGGGGGAGAAAATGA
- a CDS encoding uracil-DNA glycosylase has protein sequence MKKVFDNDWQEILQEEFEKPYYHHLRKFIAKEYSTNIVYPPIHEVMSAFYTVPYRDVKVVILGQDPYHGPGQAHGMCFSVKPGVPHPPSLRNIFIELQNDLGCPIPKDGYLMKWAKQGVFLLNTVLTVRQGQANSHQGMGWEQFTDAVIEKLAQREDPIVFVLWGRPAQMKRAIIEKNGSQHCILQAPHPSPLSAHRGFFGSRPFSKINAQLIAWGKEPIDWCLE, from the coding sequence ATGAAAAAAGTTTTTGACAATGACTGGCAAGAAATATTGCAAGAGGAATTTGAGAAACCTTACTATCATCATCTAAGAAAATTTATTGCTAAAGAATATAGCACAAATATTGTATACCCGCCGATTCATGAAGTGATGAGCGCCTTTTACACTGTTCCGTATAGAGATGTAAAAGTGGTGATTTTAGGACAAGATCCTTACCATGGACCTGGACAAGCGCATGGCATGTGTTTTTCCGTAAAGCCCGGTGTTCCCCATCCACCAAGCCTAAGAAATATTTTCATTGAATTACAGAATGATTTAGGTTGTCCTATTCCAAAAGATGGTTATTTAATGAAATGGGCAAAGCAAGGTGTGTTCCTTTTAAACACGGTACTTACGGTAAGACAGGGCCAGGCCAATTCCCATCAAGGAATGGGATGGGAGCAATTTACAGATGCGGTTATTGAAAAATTGGCTCAACGGGAAGACCCTATCGTCTTTGTTTTATGGGGGAGACCTGCCCAAATGAAAAGAGCTATTATTGAAAAAAATGGGTCCCAACATTGCATTTTACAAGCGCCGCATCCAAGCCCGTTAAGCGCCCATAGAGGATTTTTCGGAAGCAGACCGTTCTCTAAAATCAACGCGCAGCTCATTGCTTGGGGGAAAGAACCGATTGATTGGTGCTTGGAATAA
- the ilvA gene encoding threonine ammonia-lyase IlvA: MEVADKSFTVENVLKAQHQLKDVVLHTPLQKNEYLSEKYGANIYFKREDLQSVRSFKLRGAYYKIKKIENEARVRGVVCASAGNHAQGVAYSCSHLKIRGTIFMPLTTPKQKIDQVRMFGRDYVEIVLAGDTFDDSANAAMDYCLEHDMIFIHPFDDYDIIAGQGTVGVEILNDIDEPLDFVFGGIGGGGLMSGVAAYIKNISPTTKVIGVEPEGAPSMKAAFENGGPVALEKIDKFCDGTAVQCVGQITYEICRKYLDDIITVPEGKVSTTILDLYNKHAIIAEPSGALPVSALDFYADQLKGKTAVAIITGGNNDISRMQEIKEKSLLYEGLLHYFIVNFPQRAGALRQFLTVVLGPNDDITRFEYTKKNNKEEGPALVGIEISKPEDYEGLIDRMRVNGFDFKEVNKDSTLFGLLI; encoded by the coding sequence ATGGAAGTTGCGGATAAAAGTTTTACAGTCGAGAACGTCTTAAAAGCACAACATCAGTTAAAAGATGTCGTCCTTCATACACCATTGCAAAAAAATGAATATTTGTCAGAAAAGTATGGTGCAAATATTTATTTTAAACGCGAAGATTTGCAATCAGTGCGTTCTTTTAAATTGCGCGGCGCCTATTATAAAATTAAAAAAATTGAAAACGAAGCACGTGTACGAGGCGTTGTATGCGCTTCTGCCGGCAATCATGCCCAAGGTGTGGCTTATTCCTGCTCCCATTTGAAAATTAGAGGGACTATTTTTATGCCACTGACTACACCGAAACAAAAAATTGATCAAGTGCGCATGTTCGGCCGCGATTATGTGGAAATTGTGTTGGCTGGCGATACATTTGATGATTCTGCCAATGCAGCCATGGATTATTGCTTAGAACATGATATGATTTTCATTCATCCTTTTGACGATTATGATATTATCGCTGGACAAGGAACGGTCGGCGTCGAAATTTTAAATGATATAGATGAACCTCTTGATTTTGTATTTGGAGGCATTGGCGGCGGAGGACTCATGAGCGGGGTTGCTGCCTATATTAAAAATATCTCGCCTACTACAAAAGTAATTGGCGTTGAACCAGAAGGCGCACCAAGCATGAAAGCAGCCTTTGAAAATGGAGGGCCAGTCGCTTTAGAAAAAATTGATAAATTCTGCGACGGTACAGCCGTTCAATGCGTTGGACAAATCACATATGAAATTTGCCGCAAATATTTAGATGATATTATTACAGTCCCTGAAGGTAAAGTTAGTACAACAATTCTTGATTTATATAACAAACATGCCATCATTGCAGAACCATCCGGTGCACTGCCAGTATCTGCTCTTGATTTCTACGCAGACCAGTTGAAAGGAAAAACGGCGGTTGCCATTATCACAGGAGGCAATAATGATATCAGCCGCATGCAGGAAATCAAAGAAAAATCCTTGCTATACGAAGGCTTATTGCATTACTTTATCGTCAACTTCCCACAACGGGCAGGAGCATTGCGTCAGTTCTTAACAGTGGTGCTTGGCCCAAATGATGATATCACTCGTTTTGAATATACGAAGAAAAACAATAAAGAAGAAGGGCCTGCATTAGTCGGAATCGAAATCAGCAAACCTGAAGATTATGAAGGCTTAATCGACCGCATGCGCGTGAATGGATTCGATTTTAAAGAAGTGAATAAAGACAGCACATTATTTGGATTGTTGATTTAA
- a CDS encoding DUF485 domain-containing protein, with protein sequence MTNVSTVKNPNLTKEKPDSPIKKAKNDSINYEKINNMETFNRFVRKKNAFLFGTTGVFLFLYILLPILAFTPVLQQKWIGNITGVWVYSAGLFVMTVVLCALYTKMAPKFDQIAAEVLREYEQGGEK encoded by the coding sequence ATGACAAATGTATCAACGGTAAAAAATCCAAATTTAACAAAAGAAAAACCAGATTCACCTATAAAAAAGGCGAAAAACGATTCCATAAATTATGAGAAAATCAATAATATGGAAACTTTCAACAGGTTTGTAAGAAAGAAAAACGCCTTTTTATTCGGTACTACAGGGGTATTTTTGTTCCTTTACATCTTATTGCCGATTTTGGCGTTCACACCTGTATTACAACAGAAATGGATTGGAAACATTACTGGAGTTTGGGTTTATTCTGCCGGCCTTTTCGTAATGACAGTGGTGCTTTGTGCGTTATATACAAAGATGGCACCAAAATTCGATCAAATCGCTGCAGAAGTTTTACGTGAATATGAACAAGGTGGTGAAAAATAA
- a CDS encoding DUF423 domain-containing protein, translating into MKSSIITGAIFGFLAVALGAFGAHALDGVLDAYGESIWNTAVQYQMFHAAGMILVGILMHPRLIGEASSLKWSFLTMIFGIIFFSGSLYILAVSGIKMLGAITPIGGVLFLIGWTLLAVGVGKSRIY; encoded by the coding sequence ATGAAAAGTTCCATTATAACAGGAGCAATTTTTGGTTTTCTGGCCGTTGCATTAGGGGCATTCGGCGCCCATGCATTAGATGGCGTGTTGGATGCTTACGGTGAATCGATTTGGAATACAGCCGTTCAATATCAAATGTTTCATGCAGCTGGAATGATTTTAGTCGGCATTTTAATGCATCCAAGATTAATTGGCGAAGCGTCTTCTTTAAAATGGTCATTCCTTACAATGATTTTCGGGATTATTTTCTTCTCCGGCAGCTTATATATTTTAGCTGTGAGCGGCATTAAGATGTTGGGCGCCATCACGCCAATCGGTGGAGTATTATTTTTAATTGGGTGGACATTGCTTGCTGTGGGTGTTGGAAAAAGCCGCATTTATTAA
- a CDS encoding YojF family protein — protein MKEVDVQELQKLIDSFAKKDVYIHLETTNGSYATHFNEQFFNASAFIRNAKIRYEHGKVIDDNPHRIGLKLENGWVYAQGITHYEVDEQGRLLMAGLNQEGKLAIALEISETPFA, from the coding sequence ATGAAAGAAGTAGATGTGCAAGAGCTTCAAAAACTGATTGATTCTTTTGCAAAAAAAGACGTCTATATACACCTGGAAACAACAAACGGCTCATACGCTACCCACTTCAATGAACAATTTTTTAACGCAAGTGCATTTATACGCAATGCCAAAATTCGATATGAGCATGGTAAAGTCATCGATGACAATCCCCACCGTATAGGATTGAAATTGGAAAATGGATGGGTTTATGCCCAAGGGATTACCCATTATGAAGTAGATGAGCAAGGACGGCTGCTCATGGCTGGGTTGAACCAAGAAGGAAAGTTAGCCATTGCACTTGAAATCAGCGAAACACCATTTGCTTGA
- the thiD gene encoding bifunctional hydroxymethylpyrimidine kinase/phosphomethylpyrimidine kinase — MSLKKTLTIAGSDASGGAGTLADLKTFQEYGTYGMQALTCIATMDPDQGWKHSVYTLPIDVLKDQLKTAISTGIDAVKTGMLPNEEVIQVAAEAIEKSGTNNVVIDPVMVCKGEDEVLNPGNVDAMIRYLLPLALVTTPNLFEAGQLAGMKTPKTIDEMKAAAEKIHALGAKNVVIKGGRSLGTEKALDLFYDGEKFYALETEPINTSYNHGAGCTFAASITANLANGLSVKEAVVTSKEFVSVAIQHGWRLNQYVGPVMHGAKNVYGAPNATIREI, encoded by the coding sequence TTGTCATTGAAAAAAACGTTAACGATTGCAGGATCAGATGCTTCTGGCGGAGCTGGCACCCTCGCCGATTTAAAAACTTTCCAAGAATACGGCACTTATGGCATGCAAGCTTTGACATGCATCGCCACAATGGATCCAGATCAAGGCTGGAAACATAGCGTTTACACATTGCCAATAGATGTTTTAAAAGACCAATTAAAAACAGCCATTTCGACTGGCATTGATGCGGTAAAAACAGGAATGCTTCCAAATGAAGAAGTCATTCAAGTAGCGGCAGAAGCCATTGAAAAATCCGGTACTAACAATGTTGTCATCGACCCGGTAATGGTTTGCAAGGGAGAAGATGAAGTGTTGAACCCTGGTAATGTAGATGCGATGATTCGCTACCTTCTTCCCCTTGCACTTGTTACTACACCGAATCTCTTTGAAGCTGGGCAGCTGGCTGGTATGAAAACGCCAAAAACGATTGATGAAATGAAAGCAGCTGCGGAAAAAATCCATGCTTTAGGGGCAAAAAATGTAGTCATTAAAGGCGGTCGTTCCCTTGGTACAGAAAAAGCCCTCGATTTATTCTACGATGGAGAAAAATTTTATGCCCTTGAAACAGAGCCAATCAATACAAGCTACAACCACGGTGCAGGCTGTACCTTTGCAGCAAGCATTACAGCCAATTTAGCGAACGGCTTATCCGTAAAAGAAGCCGTTGTAACTTCTAAAGAATTTGTTTCAGTAGCAATTCAGCACGGCTGGCGTTTAAATCAATATGTCGGCCCAGTGATGCACGGAGCGAAAAACGTTTACGGCGCTCCTAATGCAACCATCCGCGAAATTTAA
- a CDS encoding YwdI family protein, protein MISYERLFMEIEHYALKAKGAKDEQEIRELLSAIRALCDVALNSPRHATLAEHSQIFTTGGNHLPSSMKIDDEDANGDSIFDF, encoded by the coding sequence ATGATTTCCTATGAAAGATTGTTCATGGAAATTGAACATTATGCATTAAAAGCAAAAGGGGCAAAAGATGAGCAGGAGATTCGTGAATTGTTGAGCGCCATTCGAGCTTTGTGCGATGTTGCGTTGAATTCACCGAGACATGCTACTCTAGCGGAGCATAGCCAAATATTTACAACAGGAGGAAATCATCTTCCCTCTTCCATGAAAATAGATGACGAGGATGCGAATGGGGATTCGATTTTTGATTTTTAA
- a CDS encoding YjiH family protein — protein sequence MKKKFHPYIWLLFICLSVLGIFLFIIPVNTPDGLKVPIALLANGLSGKVVSFIHWFAYIVFIIAAVGSIVMHFIPQSGKVTIFDTLFRTRLFWTIMRVLAVIFATLYLFRIGPEAFTSENTSGLLLNPDGGLVTMMFPLFLFAGLLLPLLTDFGLLEFFGSMMVKIMRPIFKIPGRAAIDCLASWVGDGTIGVLLTSRQYEESNYTAREAATIATTFSVVSITFCFVIVETVNLGQYFLQFYGTVILVGLILAVIMPRIYPLRNKPDTYFDGSSPEGHREDVPEGFNVFTFGLKNALEKAESNQNLLKVAGSGFRNVLEMWIAITPVIMSFGTIALILAEYTSFFKVLGMPFEPILQLFQIPYAEDAAQTMIIGFADMLLPSILGAGIESELTRFFIATVSVTQLIYMSEVGGLILGTKLPLKLWDLFMIFLIRTIISIPIVALIAHFIF from the coding sequence ATGAAAAAAAAATTCCATCCATATATATGGTTACTGTTCATATGTCTTTCGGTTTTAGGGATCTTTTTATTTATTATTCCTGTGAATACGCCGGATGGACTCAAAGTTCCAATCGCGCTTCTGGCGAATGGTCTTTCAGGAAAAGTCGTTTCTTTTATCCATTGGTTTGCGTATATAGTATTTATAATTGCTGCTGTTGGTTCAATCGTAATGCACTTTATCCCCCAATCAGGGAAAGTGACGATTTTTGATACATTATTCCGCACCCGCCTGTTTTGGACAATCATGCGGGTGCTGGCGGTCATTTTCGCGACACTGTATTTATTCCGAATCGGACCTGAAGCTTTCACCAGCGAGAATACGTCCGGTTTGTTATTGAATCCGGATGGCGGCTTGGTGACAATGATGTTTCCATTATTCCTGTTTGCAGGGTTGCTCTTGCCGCTTCTGACGGACTTTGGATTGTTGGAGTTTTTCGGTTCCATGATGGTGAAAATCATGCGCCCGATTTTCAAAATTCCCGGACGTGCCGCCATCGACTGTTTGGCTTCATGGGTCGGCGATGGTACAATCGGGGTACTTCTTACAAGCAGACAATATGAGGAAAGCAACTATACCGCACGGGAAGCGGCAACCATTGCAACAACTTTCTCTGTGGTTTCCATCACCTTCTGTTTTGTGATTGTTGAAACAGTGAATCTTGGCCAATATTTCTTACAGTTTTACGGGACAGTCATTTTGGTTGGGCTGATTTTGGCGGTAATCATGCCGAGAATCTATCCTTTGAGAAATAAGCCGGATACATACTTTGACGGCTCTTCTCCGGAAGGTCATCGTGAGGATGTTCCAGAAGGGTTCAACGTATTTACTTTCGGTTTGAAAAATGCGTTGGAAAAAGCCGAAAGCAACCAAAACCTATTGAAAGTGGCCGGCTCCGGCTTTCGAAATGTGTTGGAAATGTGGATTGCCATTACGCCTGTCATTATGTCGTTCGGTACAATCGCTTTGATTCTTGCGGAATACACAAGCTTCTTTAAAGTATTGGGAATGCCTTTTGAACCAATATTGCAGTTGTTCCAAATCCCTTATGCAGAAGATGCAGCCCAAACGATGATCATCGGTTTTGCGGATATGCTGCTGCCTTCTATTTTGGGTGCCGGAATCGAGTCGGAATTAACACGCTTCTTCATCGCAACCGTTTCCGTCACTCAATTGATTTACATGTCCGAAGTCGGCGGGCTGATCTTAGGTACAAAACTTCCATTAAAATTATGGGATTTGTTCATGATCTTTTTAATCCGCACGATCATTTCCATTCCGATTGTGGCCCTCATTGCCCATTTTATCTTTTAA
- a CDS encoding solute symporter family protein, which produces MNLVTIAFFLGIVGLTLVVTYIAAKRTSSASDFYTAGGGLKGWQNGLAIAGDYLSAAAFLGVSGAIALTGFDGFFFSVGYVVANLVLLYIIAEPMRNLGRYTLADMLTARFTEKRIRGIAATSTITIVILYMIAQLVGAGALIKLLFGIDYWLAVIIVGVMMTTYVLFGGMTATSWVQIIKACLLLFGTTLLAFLVFWKFDFSLMKMFDTISTQHGDQYLVPGIKYTSMIDSISMMMALVLGTSGLPHILMRFFTVKDAKTARTSISWTTWITAIFFSLTIFLGFGAMHFVGIDVIKAENAAGNTAAPLLAEYLGGNILLSFVAAVAFATILAVVSGLVLTGASAISHDIYGEIIKDGKLTEKQQVLAARIGSISIAVISIILALFAQSLNVSFLVSFAFCIGASANLPVILYTIYWKKFNSNGVIAAMATGLISCLVLGAMGPNVWNPVEGAAIFVGEPLVPLSVPAIITIPLGFIAGYLGTVLTSNKSKNAEKVYHEIRVKANTGVAVSEVSHH; this is translated from the coding sequence ATGAATTTAGTTACAATAGCATTCTTCTTGGGAATTGTAGGTTTGACATTGGTCGTTACGTATATCGCAGCCAAACGCACATCTTCGGCCAGCGATTTCTATACAGCTGGCGGTGGATTGAAGGGTTGGCAAAACGGACTTGCCATTGCCGGTGACTACTTGTCGGCTGCCGCGTTTTTGGGGGTATCCGGTGCGATAGCGTTGACTGGATTCGATGGCTTCTTCTTCTCTGTCGGTTATGTAGTTGCGAACTTGGTGCTTCTTTACATTATTGCAGAACCAATGCGCAATCTGGGACGCTACACATTGGCGGATATGTTGACTGCACGCTTCACTGAAAAACGAATCCGAGGCATCGCTGCCACTTCTACGATTACAATCGTTATCCTTTATATGATTGCCCAACTTGTAGGTGCAGGGGCTCTCATTAAATTATTGTTCGGCATTGATTATTGGTTGGCCGTTATTATCGTCGGCGTCATGATGACAACATACGTATTGTTCGGCGGTATGACTGCCACATCTTGGGTGCAAATCATCAAGGCCTGCCTGTTATTGTTCGGTACAACACTATTGGCATTCTTGGTATTCTGGAAATTTGATTTCAGCTTAATGAAAATGTTTGACACAATTTCCACTCAACACGGGGATCAATACTTAGTTCCGGGAATCAAATACACTTCCATGATCGATTCTATATCGATGATGATGGCGTTGGTATTGGGAACATCCGGCCTTCCGCATATCTTAATGAGATTCTTTACGGTAAAAGATGCGAAAACGGCCCGCACATCCATTTCATGGACAACTTGGATTACGGCGATTTTCTTCTCATTGACAATTTTCCTGGGATTCGGTGCAATGCATTTTGTCGGAATTGATGTAATCAAGGCGGAAAACGCTGCCGGAAACACTGCTGCTCCACTGTTGGCGGAATATTTGGGCGGCAACATTCTATTATCGTTCGTTGCAGCCGTTGCATTCGCAACAATTTTGGCGGTAGTGTCCGGATTGGTGTTGACTGGCGCTTCAGCAATTTCCCATGATATTTATGGCGAAATTATCAAAGACGGAAAATTGACTGAGAAACAACAAGTGTTGGCAGCTCGTATCGGTTCCATTTCAATTGCCGTGATTTCGATCATTTTGGCGCTGTTTGCCCAAAGCTTGAACGTTTCATTCCTAGTTTCATTTGCTTTCTGTATTGGAGCATCAGCCAACTTACCGGTTATTCTATATACAATTTACTGGAAAAAATTCAATTCAAACGGCGTTATCGCTGCAATGGCAACTGGATTGATTTCCTGTTTGGTATTGGGGGCAATGGGGCCAAACGTATGGAACCCGGTGGAAGGTGCAGCAATCTTTGTCGGCGAACCATTAGTTCCTCTTTCAGTTCCAGCCATCATTACAATTCCGTTAGGCTTTATCGCTGGATATTTAGGTACTGTATTGACTTCAAATAAATCGAAAAACGCCGAAAAAGTATACCATGAAATCCGTGTTAAAGCGAATACTGGTGTTGCAGTATCCGAAGTATCGCATCATTAA
- the bshB2 gene encoding bacillithiol biosynthesis deacetylase BshB2, whose amino-acid sequence MTLTPQRHILMVFPHPDDEAFSSAGLIRLYRNMGVPVTYACLTLGEMGRNLGNPPFATRESLPEIRRKELLKACEAMGIEDLRMMGFRDKTVEFEDDEKMVKLVQDLIDEVNPSLIITFYPNYSVHPDHEATARAVVEAVRRMPKEKRPVVYGVAFANNTVAEIGEPDVVIDISSVKEDKLKTLLAHNSQTAWMIEENNKRVDEGQPMSDSWFHYEKFYTITFDEE is encoded by the coding sequence ATGACTTTAACACCACAACGCCATATTTTAATGGTCTTTCCTCATCCAGATGATGAAGCGTTCTCATCCGCCGGGTTAATTCGGCTCTATCGAAACATGGGAGTTCCGGTTACATACGCTTGTTTAACATTAGGAGAAATGGGACGCAATCTTGGAAATCCACCTTTTGCTACCCGCGAATCGCTGCCAGAAATTCGCCGCAAAGAGCTGCTAAAAGCTTGCGAGGCAATGGGAATTGAAGATTTGCGGATGATGGGCTTCCGAGATAAAACCGTTGAATTTGAAGATGATGAAAAAATGGTGAAGCTCGTTCAAGATTTAATTGATGAAGTGAACCCTTCTCTCATTATCACATTCTATCCAAATTACAGTGTGCACCCAGACCACGAAGCAACCGCTCGTGCAGTGGTGGAAGCAGTTCGACGCATGCCAAAAGAAAAGCGCCCTGTTGTTTACGGAGTAGCCTTTGCGAATAACACCGTTGCTGAAATTGGAGAACCTGATGTTGTAATCGATATTTCCAGCGTGAAAGAAGATAAATTGAAAACATTGCTGGCCCATAATTCCCAAACGGCATGGATGATTGAAGAAAACAACAAGCGTGTAGATGAAGGACAGCCAATGAGCGACAGTTGGTTCCACTACGAAAAATTTTATACGATTACATTCGATGAAGAGTAA
- a CDS encoding M20 family metallopeptidase, with protein sequence MENLLFNLDKYYEEMVSIRRYLHANPELSFEEVHTPKYIANFHRELGLEVREGVGGRGVIATLRGAKPGKTVALRADFDALPIQEENDLPYKSKIDGVMHACGHDGHTATLLILAKALNEIKEEICGNVVFIHQFAEEVLPGGAKPMIEDGCLEGVDVIFGTHLWAPIPLGEVHVKSGAIMAAPDMFEVTIYGKGGHGAEPHHAVDAIVLGAQYVTQLQTIISRKISPLKHAVITVGQFEAGKAYNIISEKAIIKGTVRTFDEEVRNQIERELEILLKSLCDSANATYEFTYTRGYPPVVNHPEETKLLAEIAKDVPGVNAVKECEPMMVGEDFAYYLKKVPGTFFITGAKNPEWDMAYPHHHPKFNFDERAMLIAAKTMGLATLKFLESYQK encoded by the coding sequence ATGGAAAACCTATTATTTAATTTAGATAAATATTATGAGGAAATGGTTTCCATACGAAGATATTTACATGCAAATCCGGAACTTTCATTTGAGGAAGTACACACGCCTAAATATATTGCCAACTTCCATCGGGAACTCGGTCTAGAGGTTCGGGAAGGAGTGGGAGGAAGAGGGGTAATTGCTACTCTGCGGGGAGCGAAGCCTGGAAAGACAGTAGCGCTACGGGCGGATTTTGATGCTTTGCCAATCCAAGAAGAAAACGATCTTCCTTATAAATCTAAAATTGATGGGGTTATGCATGCATGTGGCCATGATGGACATACAGCCACTTTATTAATATTGGCAAAGGCCCTCAATGAAATAAAGGAAGAGATTTGCGGAAATGTGGTGTTTATTCACCAATTTGCAGAAGAAGTGCTGCCGGGTGGTGCTAAACCGATGATTGAAGATGGTTGTTTAGAAGGGGTAGATGTGATTTTTGGTACACATCTCTGGGCACCTATACCATTAGGGGAAGTCCATGTAAAAAGCGGGGCTATCATGGCGGCGCCAGATATGTTTGAAGTAACGATTTATGGAAAGGGCGGACATGGTGCAGAGCCTCATCATGCTGTTGATGCAATCGTCCTCGGCGCTCAGTATGTAACCCAATTGCAAACAATCATTTCACGGAAAATCAGTCCATTAAAACATGCAGTTATTACTGTCGGACAATTTGAAGCAGGAAAAGCCTACAATATTATTTCAGAAAAGGCGATTATCAAGGGAACTGTACGGACGTTTGATGAAGAAGTAAGAAACCAAATCGAAAGGGAGCTTGAAATTTTGCTTAAATCCCTTTGCGATAGCGCTAATGCTACCTATGAATTTACCTATACAAGAGGTTATCCACCAGTTGTGAATCATCCGGAAGAAACAAAATTGCTTGCAGAAATCGCGAAAGATGTTCCCGGTGTAAATGCGGTGAAAGAATGTGAGCCGATGATGGTAGGGGAAGATTTTGCATATTATTTAAAAAAGGTGCCGGGCACATTTTTTATCACTGGGGCAAAAAACCCGGAATGGGATATGGCTTATCCGCATCATCATCCAAAATTTAATTTTGATGAAAGAGCAATGTTAATTGCTGCGAAAACTATGGGACTTGCAACTTTGAAATTTTTAGAAAGTTATCAAAAATGA